A stretch of DNA from Bacillota bacterium:
TCCGGCATCGCCTGTCTGATCTGATCGGCCCCGCGGATCTCGATGTCCAGGATCACATCTTCGCGCGCCTGCAAACGATGTTCGATGAAGGTTCGCGGCGTCCCGTAGAGATTCCCGCAGAACTCCGCTGTCTCCAGGAACTCTCCAGCCTCGGCCCTCGCGACAAACTCCTCGCGGGTGAGGAAGAAGTAGTCCCTGCCGTGGATCTCGCCCTCCCGGGGCGATCTCGTGGTCGCCGAGACCGAGTAGGCGAGACCGGGGACCGTCTCCCTCAACCTGGCCAGAATGGTGTTCTTCCCCGAGCCCGACGGGCCTGACAGGACAAACACATTCCCGCGAGTCCTCAAGAGTTCAGTGCGCCCGTGGAACATGTCGAAGCCCCTAATCCTGCGACTCCATGCCCGAGTCCTTCGTCGCCAGCCTGTGGGCTACAGTCTCGGGCTGGACGGCGGAGAGAATCACATGGCCGCTGTCAGTGATCATGACCGCCCGTGTCCGCCTCCCGTAGGTGGCGTCTATGAGCATACCTCGGTCGCGGGCATCCTGGATGATTCTCTTGATCGGCGCTGACTCGGGGCTCACGATAGCTACTAGTCTGTTAGCGGCGACGATGTTCCCGAAGCCTATGTTGATTAGCTTGATGTCCACGGCCCTTCCCCCTACTTGGCGAGCTTCTTCAGAAGGGCCTCCCTCTGCCGGATTCCAAGGCCCTGGACCCGCCTGCTCTCGTCGATGCCGATCTCCGTCATGATCTGCCGGGTTCTCACCCTGCCGATCCTGGGCAGCGACTCGAGCAAGTACGCGACGCGCATCTTGCCGATGACCTCGTTGTCCGCTTCGCCGAAGATCTTGTCCAGCGTGAGTTTCCCCTGCTTGAGCTCCTCGCGAATCTGGGCCCGCTTGCTCCTGACCTCCTGAGCCTTCTTCAGCGCCGCACGCTTCTGTTCGGGTGTCAGCGTAGGCAGTGCCACTTGACCACACCTCCTTAATGTGGGGTTTTGGTCCGTTGCCGCCTGCAACGGAATGCGAACGACGGCACACCATGGTTTCCTCTAAAGAGAGCTACTCAATGTTCTGAACCTGCTCACGGATCTTCTCGAGTTCGCTCTTGACCTCGACCACCAGGGCCGAGACACCTGCATCCTGAGCTTTGGAGCCTATGGTGTTCGCCTCGCGGTTCATCTCCTGTGTCAGGAAATCGAGCTTCTTCCCAATGCTCCCGGGCTCTCTGAGAGCCTGGCGGAACTGGTGGATGTGGCTCTGGAAACGGACACTCTCCTCAGTAAAATCACATCTGTCAGCGAAAAGGGCCACTTCAGTGGCAAGCCTGGTCTCATCGACTCTCACGTCCGCCAGCATCTCCGCCACCCTCTGAGAGAGCCTGACCCGGTAGGCCTCCACCGAATCAGGTGCTCTACGAGCGATCTCACCTATTGTCTGCTCAATTTTTCCTATTCTATGCACAATGTCCCTTTCCATCCTCCCCCCTTCCGCCGCTCGCATAGCCTCGAGATTGTCTAGAGCTCCGGCGAGAGCTGGTTCGACGAGTGCCCAGAGCCCTTCGGGATCGTCTCCGCGGTCGCGCAGGGCAATCACATCCGGAAGGTTGGCCAGGATCTCGACGGTGGTCACCGGGGCCAGCCCGAGATCAGAGGCAAGTGACGTAAGGCCCTCACAGTAGGCCCTGGCCAACTCGGTATCTACAACCACCGCGCGCGACCCGCCGCAGCGCCACTCGACCGAGATCGACACCTCGATTTTGCCTCGTGAAGCCCTGCTGCTCACCAGAGCTCGAGCCTTCTCCTCAACGGCTGAGAGCTCACGAGACATGCGGAAGGAGACATCCAGATATCTATGGTTGACCGACCGGATCTCGACTCTGACAGTCCCGGCCGGACTCACGTGCTCGGCGTGCCCGTAGCCTGTCATACTGTTTGCCATACGAGGGAGTTCACAACCTTTTCTGACGCTATGCCAGTAATTGTACTACAGGAAGCCCAGCTGTATCAAGTATTTGTGACGAACTGCAGCTCACGGGATGTCCTCTGTCCGGTTCGACATATTCCACCTGTCTGGCCAAATTCCTGCTGATTTCGAAGCGCTGGGGCCACTTTCAGCGAAATCGCCTGCCGGTGTACGCAGGGCCGCCCGCGCCCTTGACGCGGAACAGCGAGTGCCGCCTCGCCAAAGCTCTCTTGGCGGCTCTCGCGGCGACCATAAGAAGGGCCGACCATCCCGAGAGGAAAAGCACTACAGCCCAGTCCACCGCAGCGAGCGGCCTTGTCCCGAGGACGGCGGCGGTGCGCGGAG
This window harbors:
- a CDS encoding YicC family protein is translated as MANSMTGYGHAEHVSPAGTVRVEIRSVNHRYLDVSFRMSRELSAVEEKARALVSSRASRGKIEVSISVEWRCGGSRAVVVDTELARAYCEGLTSLASDLGLAPVTTVEILANLPDVIALRDRGDDPEGLWALVEPALAGALDNLEAMRAAEGGRMERDIVHRIGKIEQTIGEIARRAPDSVEAYRVRLSQRVAEMLADVRVDETRLATEVALFADRCDFTEESVRFQSHIHQFRQALREPGSIGKKLDFLTQEMNREANTIGSKAQDAGVSALVVEVKSELEKIREQVQNIE
- a CDS encoding integration host factor, with the protein product MALPTLTPEQKRAALKKAQEVRSKRAQIREELKQGKLTLDKIFGEADNEVIGKMRVAYLLESLPRIGRVRTRQIMTEIGIDESRRVQGLGIRQREALLKKLAK
- a CDS encoding DUF370 domain-containing protein — encoded protein: MDIKLINIGFGNIVAANRLVAIVSPESAPIKRIIQDARDRGMLIDATYGRRTRAVMITDSGHVILSAVQPETVAHRLATKDSGMESQD
- the gmk gene encoding guanylate kinase, encoding MFHGRTELLRTRGNVFVLSGPSGSGKNTILARLRETVPGLAYSVSATTRSPREGEIHGRDYFFLTREEFVARAEAGEFLETAEFCGNLYGTPRTFIEHRLQAREDVILDIEIRGADQIRQAMPEAVFIFLMPPSLAELRARVDRRGKDSPEAVKRRMQKAVEETQAVVRYDYVVMNSDLESAVDCVRAIIVAERCRVSRWTCESFVQGLREESEKL